DNA sequence from the Phocoena sinus isolate mPhoSin1 chromosome 9, mPhoSin1.pri, whole genome shotgun sequence genome:
TCTTGcaaatatcaaggaccttttggCAGAGACGGAATATCTTACGGACCAGAGGTTTTGTGGAAGTGTTGGATAGGACCAAATGTCCCGTGGGAACTTTTATAGCATTTGTCTCATACGCGCAAAAAAGTACTGCAATGGAGCATGTAAAAGCGCAGTCATTCACGTTAGGTTTCCCCTACCTGAGTTAGGGACACATCTGAAAGGTCTAGGGGAACCATATGTActctcctttctttaaaaaaaaaaaagttaacatttaaatGGCATTGAACAGAAGGGCAGAAACTAAGAAGTCCGGAATTTGCCAAATCTTCCTAGAAGCCAAAACGAATTCAGTCGTAGCAATAGCGCGCGCACGAAACTGACTTACAGGAAAGAACATCGACTTTACACAACTTGGTTCGTGTTCCTCGGCGGAGGAAAATAATAATGGTGTTGTTTTGGTCTAAGTAGCATCAGtcaaaagaatataaatactATTAGACTGAAAAATACGGAGattgtgtctttctctttattgGCACTTGCTTATAATCGCAGTAGAGATCTATTGAGATGGAGCTTTTGATTCCAAATTTCATGTAAGTTGTTTTTCATTAATAAACTCCGAGAAAGGAGATTTTGCAACAAGTCGGCTGCTGAGGCCCCAGGAGAGGCTTGTGACTCAGTGGTTCTGGGTCATCTCACCTGTGACTACCTCGTTCACTGATCTTCTGTCCAACAGTCCCTATGCTTTGCAAGACAGCCCAGCAAGCAACACGCATCaataattcattttctctttttcttctaagaCTTAATACAATTGCCAGTCAGACCTGATCGGCTACGGTAACCAACGTGGACACACAGAACTGATATCATCCCAACCGAAAGCAAAGTGAAATTTCAGTTCTCCTGCATCTCAGGGAGTCGCATGCATTCTGTTAGGTTCTACAAAACACGGAAACAAACTTGCAGACCCTGTTTCTGTCTGCACAGTTCCCCAGAAATCAGGATTCCCAGGAGGGGAACAAGTTCTTTTGTTGCTCAAAATGGAATCGTGTTTTAACTAATGAATTTCAAATTTGACTTGCTGCTGGCATGTATGGTAGCTCTCAGGGGCAAATTTAAAAGTGAGGTCCTCATACGTATGATACAAGGACCCACTGACGTAAGTAAGTAGCACAGTAATTCCCGAAGTGGAGCTCGGAATGGAATAGACACTAAATCAACAAAATCTGGGTTGGCGGCTTAATTATGTTTATAAGGCATCCCATGTATTACCCATCATTCTGTGCCTtctctactaattctttcttccaGTCATACTTGCTGATGCATCCTTGCCCCACTGCATTCCCTACACCTCCTTGGACCCAGGCCTACGAGGTCAACTCTGGTCACTGACCCTATGTTACAGGCTGCACTGTGTCCCCTCTCAAACTCAGATGTTGCAGTCCTAAACCCAATACCTCAGaacgtgactgtatttagagacaaggtctttacagaggtaattaaggtaaaataaggTCGTATGTgttggccctaatccaatatgagtGGTGTCCTTAGAggaagaggagatcaggacacagacatgcacagagggccgaccatgtgaggacacagggagaaggcggTCCTCTACAtgctaaggagagaggcctcaggaggaatcagccctgcccaccccttgatctcagacttccagcctccagggctgTGAAGCTATaagtttctattgtttaagccaccggGTCTGTGGTACTCTGTTATACAAATGGCTTGCCCCAGGGAGCAAGAGAGCACGGGACgtgtataaaaattataaacgAATAGACCAGCTTCCTTACTCAAAGTTGGAGGCCTGCTGGTGTAAGAACAGGACACTTGGTATACTTTCAGAGGCAGTGGAGGACATTCTACTGGTAACtatgtttttatttgaatatacAAAGTAAACTGCAAACACCCCTGGAGGGATGAGGGTATTACTCTAATTGTTATCAGCAGCTTAATAGTATTTCACTGAAGGTCTTGTGCTGACATCTGCCTGAGATCAACCAGGCTGTAAGGAAGGGGAATTTGAATGGGGTAAAGAGCCTTGGTGAGAAGGGGAAAGACAGGACTGAAGTACAGAGAAAACTGGGCAGAGAGtgaaacccagcaggaccctgtggggccctcccaagtacaaaagcctttctgtgctttttatttcttgtttgtaggaaaaaggtttCTGCCTccaagaccttccctgagttccaaagggcagattcaaatagTCACTAATTAGGGGAGTGAGGAAATGCAGAAGGAAACAGGGGCAGGATGTGGGAGGGTCCCAGTTCCTCCTGAGGGATGGGCACAGATTATCTGATACATATCCCTGagctcttctgcaggaactaaggcccccatcccggtggaggatggtgacttcaggctgagcacagatCCCTGGAGCACCGCCCTGTGacttcaccaccaaccaatcagaggaggGTTACACACCCTGAATCCCACCCCCCAGGTTTCGCCTATAAAACCTTCTTCCCTGAAACCCACCGGGTCTTTGGAGCATGCGTCAGCCATTCTCCTGGCGTGGCCCTGTGATAAATAAACCTTTCTCGGCTCCGAACTCTGAcgtttcggtttgtttggcctcactgtgcaccGGGCACAGGGACTGCAGACACATACCCAGGACAGAGGAGCACGAGAGGGCAGGGAAGAGACATGCTCTGTCCGGAACACGTACGCGATAGCATCACAGGCACAAGGATCCGGGGTTCCACCTTCTCGGGCACCCACCACGAGCTCCCAGCCTCCCTCAGTAACCGACTCTCTCTCGGAAAGCAGAGAACAGAAATCGCCTGCGTGCCTGCCAAGGAAAGAGGCCCAGAACCGGCCTGCCTTTCACCTCCCCTGACCTGGCCATGATCGGGAGCGCTCCAGACATGACCCTATGGCACCACAACCTCCactgaattacatttttttcagagaagCGCAAAGTGCTTCAGATGTGAAATGCGTTCCTTTCCTGTCTTCCGTGTACTGTGTGCTGTGCAAACTGCAGGCCTTCATGGGTCTCCTGGAAGCCTGGAGGACCCAGAGCAGCTACAAGAGCAGTTGTGCCCCACAAACCCCTGGACTCACAGCTGACCCTATACCCCTCTATGTTCATCCTTCCAACACTCCCAGAAAGCACCGCACCCTCTTTTGTTCACGGAGTGAAACTTGCACAAAGCCACACTAAGTTAGGGAAATGCCTTAGAGCGTTCCTGATACTAACAGAATGAAAAAGCATGATATATACAACGCAATCGTTATGCAGTTGTACCTATCATAGGAGCAggataatgaaaattttatagcAGCTGTGCACAGTCTCATCCAAGCATCTGGTAATGATTGGATGAAAGTTAAGAACAAAGGATCACTTGAAGATGAAAGATGCGCTTAATACtgtaaaaatagctttattggtATTTTAATTCTTACTGAGATTATAATCTTTCCAATCTCCCTTTAGTTGCTATCATCTCCCATCTCAGAGTGGGAAACACATTCTACTTATGCACCAATTTTTGAAAACAGGAATACAATACAAGGCATttacgtatatacactaccaaatgtaaaactgatagctagtgggaagcagccgcatagcacagggagatcagcttggcgctttgtgaccacctagaggggtgggatagggagggtgggagggagggagatgcaagagggaagagatatggggatatatgtatatgtatagctgattcactttgttataaagcagaaactaacacaccacggtaaagcaattatactccaataaagatgttaaaaaaacaaaacaaacaaacaaaaaaacgatcTCCCACCCCCATACACACAGGCAGCTTCATGGCATCCAGCACTTAGCAATGAATAACAGAACAGAAGTTTGAATTCTTCCTTCTACCTGTGATGGCTGCTCTGGGATGCGTTTGGGCTTTTGAGATCAAAATGCTAGTAATTCCTCATCCTACCTCATGGACACCTATAAGAAACGACTATGGAACTACACACAGTGCAAACAATAAATGGTATTAATTAAAAACTAATCCCTCGTCTTTGATCTTGTAACACTTAGATTTTCCTATGAATCTAAAACTCCAGAGAATCGTTTGGCTACAGCCCCATCCCAGGCCAACACGGAAggcccctcctctgggctccaccAGCTCCCATGGCCAGCATTACTTATGCACTTCCGGGCTGCACCCCAGAACATCTGGGGAGGCATCTGCCGAGCTCCCCAGTCCTCCAGGAGCATTCTGAGGGCAGGGTTCCAGACTTACTTCTGTAGTATGGCCAGGGCCTGGTTCCTAGCAGGTTCTCATCAAGGTTGTCTGTCTCTCCAAAGGGCTGAAGCCAAGAACTGTCTTAAACAGGTTTGCCTGGAGACAAACCCTGGGTGTCAGGTTGTTAGAACTCCAAGGAGCCTTAAAGGAATTTCGGGCCCTTAccttagagatgaggaaaaagaaagccagaggGGAGATGTGCTTTGTTCCCATGATGCAGCCCATTAGTGGCAAAACCAGAATGCAAactcatcttttctgaccaaatcCCAGCATCTACACACTCTGTACATTACCTATAGATCTGTCCTTCTCGGCTTTGTATTAATATTTCTGCAACACTCAGGAATTCATTCCTAAAACTCACTACACGCTGTCACACCCTGGTACATTCTCAACTTGCAGATCTCAGAGGCTATGGTCTGGGCGCCCTGAAGGATTCCTTCGCACCTGCCTCCTCGTTCAGCTTTGGGGGCTGGAGGTGCCCGGGAAACCTCTGGCATGCCAAGTCAACTGTCCAAGTCCAGTTGGACTGAGCCGACCACGGGGGACTGGAATGACTGAGCAGCCGTGCAGTTGTCTCCCAGGCTCGGTACTGAAGAAGCAGGGCTTTCGGGAGGAGttcaccccgcccccgcccccgcccccccccccccccccccccccccggccagCACAGCACTGGATGGGCTGGGCTCTTGGTTCAAATAAGAGTGTAGGGGGTAAAAGCGTGCTTGACACGTGAATCTGCTTCGTAACACCTGTGTTGCCTTCgacaccttttaaaaatattctgtgtctcagtttcctcttctttatcAGCTGGAGATAGTAGATAATAATCTACTTTATTGCGTGGTTTGAGGTTTAACTAAGTTAATACAGGTGAGAAATGCAGCCTGGAGCCTAACATACACTAGGCATTCAGGAAATAGCGTTACTAATACTATTACCAGTACTCAcctaaaataaaaccatttttaacCGTAACCTGGACTTGTTTTTGCTGTCGACTTTGTTTTGGCATCCATTGagtaagcatttttttcttttaatttctagaaCATCTGCCTGATACCCAGCACATAATCTAGGGAAACGGCTTATTTATATGTACAGTCTCCCTTAATGAGCTATTAGCTCAAGAACACATCCCAAACAGCAGGGTAAATTACCCTGTGTTTGAAAACAGGGCGAGCATTTCGGCAGCAACACTTTTAACTCAGGGGCAGCCAATTAAGGTTAAAAGTACAGCCAGTGATTTTGTTCGGTCTGTTCGCCTTAGGGCCACGGACGGGCTTCACTCTAAGGAAACCCTTTTATCGTGAAGACCGAGCGAATGCACGTGGACTGGGCACACGGCTTTCAAAAATTACCTCAGCACTGAAAAAGAGGGGTCGTGCTGAGGGGACGCGGGCACAGCGCCGCCCACCTCTGAGAACCACAGAGCGCCTCTTCTCCAAAGTGGGGACTCAGAGCCGGTTCACCCTCTCCTGGGACGGGCAAAGTCGCCCGGGCGCTCGCCTCTTACCACGAATTCCTCCAGGGTCTGGTAGGTCTTGCCCCGGAACTCGCAGTAATTCTTCCTCTCCTTGCACTGCGGACAGCACTGGCTCGTGTCGACGTGGATGCAGCGTGGGTGCAGCCGCGGGCACTCGGGCTGCGCGCACAGCGGCCCCTCCTCGGTGCACAGGCATGGGCAGGCCGAGGGGCCCGGCGCGAACTTCTCCCCGATCGCGTACACGAAGCCGCTCTCGTCCACGCAGCCCTTCCCCCGGTAGTCCGGGTACGCGTACTCCTCCGGCAGCTCGGGCGTGGGCTCTGGGTCTGGGCCCGCCGCGTcctgggcggcggcggcggcggcggcggcggcggcggcggcggcggccgggggCTCTTCGTGCGGGGTGTCCCCGCGGGGCCGCCCCTGCAGGTCCCCGGCCCCGGCGCCCCCGCCCTGGGCGGCCCAGGACTGTTTCTGCCTGCTCCACGCCTCCCGGCCGGCCAGCCCGCGGCCGCCCTTGCCCTTCCAGTCCCGGCCGCCGCCGCCCTCGTCCCTCGCCGGGCGCCCGAGCTCGCTCACCCGGCCCGGGCCGTCCCGAGACGCGTGCTCGCGCTTCTCCTCGCCCGGCCGCTCGGGCGCCTGGGCCAGCTTCTCCAGCGGGATGCTCGGGCTGCACAGAGCCACCATCAGGCAGCAGGTGAGCAGGAGGGAACTGGACAGCGCGCCAACTGCCATCGCAGTGGAGCTGGGCAACCCCTACCGCGTCCCGGCGGCCGGGCGGGCGGGGAGCGAGGTCGAGGGGCGAGTCGCATTCACAGCCCGGGGGCGCGCCGCCGCCAGTCTGGAGCCGCCGTCCCTGCGGAGAGAAAGCAGCACAGCTGAGCCCCGAGGCCCGCGCGCGCCCGGCCCGGCGGCTCCCGAAATGGACGCGCCGGACCCCGAGGGCAGGGACGGCATGCCCGGCGCCGGGGCACGGCCCGGGGTCCTACACATCCCAGACTGTGGACACGGACATGGAAGCGAGTCCCAGAAAAACACCGGCCCGCAGTGTTCCCCGTGTCTTCTTGATTAGCGGGGTGGCGGAGCATTGGGGATGCAGCTAGCGGGGCCCGCGCCCCCTGCAAGGCTCGGATGGAGCCACAGAACTCCGGAGCCCGGCGCCCTCTCCAGGTCCCGGCCACACTTCCCTAAAGGCGACTCAGTGGAGAATTCCGCACTGGAGCGGGCGCTGACGGCCCTGCAGGAAAATAAGAGGGAAACCCTTTCTCGCTTGCCCGAGGGTGTTTGGGGAAGAAGGGCGCGAGAGGGGTAAGAAAGCTCCCAGGACCCGGTGACTCATCCTAACAACTTTGCAAACGCCACCAGTGCGGGGCGCAGACGCCCCTTCCCCGCCCTCCGCCCGAGGCCCGGTTGCCCAGAAGAAGGTCCGTGACTGTCCCCCAGCCCAATCCCCGTTCCCGGTTGCGGGTCGCGGCTTTGGGAGGCTGTGGCTCCTCCAACAGCACCCCGGCAGCCGCTCAGCGACTCGGGGCGCAGACCAGAGACCCCTGCGTGGGCCGCAACGCGCAGTCGCCTAATTTCTTTGACCCGGGGGGGTCGTGGCGGTGGAGCAGGGGGGCCCGGCAGCACTAGGGTGTGCGGTGGAGGAGGCCGGGGATGGCGGGCGGGGCGAGCCCCCTTCACTCTCTCTGTCTCCGAAAGCCTCTCTGGTTCCCAAACTTTATGCCGCCCCAAGGGGCCGAGGGAACCCTAGACGCCGCAGGATGCGGCCTCTCTCCACCAAGCCCTCCAACTCCCCTCGCCCCCCCTTTCAGCGCGCCTCCGGGTGGCTTCCAAcccccctcatccccacccccctcAAGCAGGCTCGGGTCGTCCGTGctctctgcccacccccatccccggcCCGGCAGACTTCAGCCCGGGCGATCACCCATATGTACAAACTTGGGCTTGGGTTAGGGGGGCTGCTCCCGAGCAGCAGGGAGGCGGAAGGGCGCCCCGGGCGCGGACACCCAACATGGACCCTCATCCCCCGGGGGCGGGCGCCCAGCCTACGTACATGAGCACAGGGCGCCGGCCGGACGCGGGGCTCGCGGCGGGCGCTGGGGCAGCAGCGGCGGGCGCGGCCCCGGGGCGCCGGCGCCCATCCTCCGGCCGGCGGGGGCCCGGCGCGGGGCGCACCGCGGAGAGCGCAGCCCCACCTGCGCGCTTCGCCCGGCGCGTGCACCCGGCTAGGGCGTCTCCGCTGGCAGGCTCATCGCACCGCCGGCGGCCGGGAGCCGTGGCCCCAACTCGCGTCAGTGCCCGGGCCGCCCTCCGCCGCTCATCCTCAGGTCTGGTCCCCGCGTCTCCGCGACAAATCGTGCCCCGGGGCCGCCCCGGCTCGGCCTTGCTCCTCTCCTCCGGCAGGCGCGGGGAGCTCCCCGTACCAGGCAGCCGGAGGCTGGGGTATCCGCGGCGCGTCGGAGGCAGAAGGGACGCCCGGAGCGCGGCGGGAGAGTGGCGCTGAGGCCGGAGTGGGAGCCCGCGCGcccgcctcccgcctcccgccCCGCGCGCTCCCCGCCCCTCCTCTGCGGCCCGGGTTCGGGAGGCGTCGCCGCGGCGGCCGGCGCTGCCCAGGGGTTGGAGGGCCTCCCGCCCACCCGCCCCCTTCCAGGCCCGAGACCCACCTGTCAGCTTGCAGCGCAGCCGCCTCCCCACCTCCGCCGCCGGCTGCCATCCTCCGGCCTTGTCACTCACTCTCCACTGGACCTTTCATCTgggctttttcctttcctttattcctccctttaatttcttccttcctaattgGTCCCCTCTGGCTTTCCTCCCCGTGGACGGCTTGGTTTTGCGACTGTTGAAAAACCAGAACCAAAGTGTGTTCAATTTGGAATTCGAAGGCCGTGTTAGCTTAGCAGCCTgtgggagggttttttttttttcctctttacatTCCGAAACCCGGAGGTATAGGCGCGTAAGACTCAGAAACTCATAAAAACCCGTTCAGCGTGCTTTCCGGCTCTCTGCCCATCTCTCCCCGTCGATGCCTATGTCCCCCCTTTCCTGCCCACACTCTCCTGTCACCGAAGAGAAACATTTCGGGTTAACTTCGCTGGGATGCTAAGCTGTGAAGCAGAGGCCTGTGTGGTTCAGACTCGGTCTTACGCTTTGCACAATGGACATGCTACTTTTCTTggataaaggaggaaaggaaacttCACGTTAACCCCTAAAATGGGGTTTTTATTATAGAGATGTGCATTCCCAAGGCAATGGTTCCTACCCTGTCATCTTAGAATCACTGAAAATGCTCGGATGTATAAACACACAACCTTTCCCCTACAAggtcaggccctgggctggggtgggagctTTGAGACCaattcctcttctctcccacctcttGATAGTGGACAGACCAGATTTAAATGAACTGCAGAAAGGCCCTCTCCCAGCCACAGGAAGACTGGGCGAGAAGAAGCTTCTCCTTAtctaccaaaacaaaaacaaaaaaacaaaaaaatgaaaaaaaggtttGGGTGGAGGGTTTCAATGTCCAGAAAGATTTAAGCACTTCTGCCTTTGCAGTCCCTACCCCCCTTTTCTTGCTGTCACCTCGAGGCAAGAGACGGTTGCACTTGCCTGTGGGACAGAGCAACCTGGCCCCCCAGTCATTACAtatcatgtttgtttttgttttgacaaGAAGGACTCTCAGAAGGTTACACTGACATAGCCCCAAGTAGATGTGACAAATCAGAATAAAACGCTAAGAGTATGTACAGAAGATTCTACTTCTGGCTGACAAGTTGGTTGGGGGTCCGATGGAGGGAAGCATGAAGTCTCTTCCGATCCCACCTCAATCACGGGGCCCTTGAATCAGAAAACCTTTGTGCCAGCGCGCGTGGGTGCAGTGGAGAGCCCTGAGGATGAGACCGTAGGTCCCCCCGGGAAGGGGCCTGACGGAATGAGGGGCTAACCATGTTGCCCAGTGTCCCAACCTCTTCATTTGGGCAGCGACTCTAAGAGGCAGTGTGGTAGGTCAGACGAGATGAGGGGAGAAGTAATTTTAGAAGGATTTCTGTCCTTAGTGGCAAACAACGCTCAAGCCGCCTTGATTAGTTGAGAGATTCAAGGAAGTATCAGGGACTTTGCAGGTATCGAGGGAATCTGATccactcccccaacccccagtccctcgctccctctctctctttcttctttccttccttcctttcttcctttcttttatctaCATTCTTCTCAGGCTG
Encoded proteins:
- the VWC2 gene encoding brorin; its protein translation is MPSLPSGSGASISGAAGPGARGPRGSAVLLSLRRDGGSRLAAARPRAGLPSSTAMAVGALSSSLLLTCCLMVALCSPSIPLEKLAQAPERPGEEKREHASRDGPGRVSELGRPARDEGGGGRDWKGKGGRGLAGREAWSRQKQSWAAQGGGAGAGDLQGRPRGDTPHEEPPAAAAAAAAAAAAAAQDAAGPDPEPTPELPEEYAYPDYRGKGCVDESGFVYAIGEKFAPGPSACPCLCTEEGPLCAQPECPRLHPRCIHVDTSQCCPQCKERKNYCEFRGKTYQTLEEFVVSPCERCRCEASGEVLCAVSACPQTECVDPVYEPDQCCPICKNGPNCFAETAVIPAGREVKTDECTVCHCTYEEGTWRIERQAMCTRHECRQM